In Babylonia areolata isolate BAREFJ2019XMU chromosome 19, ASM4173473v1, whole genome shotgun sequence, a single window of DNA contains:
- the LOC143293858 gene encoding UPF0489 protein C5orf22 homolog — protein MSGDVQPKGFDVEELLNVSPAERAKRFEKVIEEHLRRSDAVPVHIEEDHNDVVPHIHRAIGSRRLPFSGIPMVHFDAHPDLLIPLDMHADSVFDKDLLYSELSIENWILPLAYAGHISEIFWLKPPWSDQISDVYDLCFTIGKHKESGKIRLSLDLPYFLSDALYAPESHLTDTKQVTLHVITVTPDNWGTEMSDSKDQSAHLSSAQSDSDCSTEDDTERSVTPDTCHTVESVQSLEKSPASLENSEQCGTETASDAEPQRKCSKSQTDMVLNPPKAKVLKTETCEDPSSCHEADPVDSSGSRKLKVGEASADSVKGGWLSKIKQKIDGRPFILDIDMDFFSTKDPFQSEGTPEQRTLLQQLFEFKLPTEKTEKKKLEFCEEREAQLVELFEVFMELSERPDTVPKVQNPERQKVLEQFVQHIPKPESEEDDPPDLEMLYRAGCTFDGSPLPHHVSSQQQIDQLLEETAKVVKSLPHPTIVTMSRSSHDDYCPKDQVEMIQESLIEIFYETYPALQVL, from the exons ATGTCTGGTGATGTGCAGCCGAAAGGGTTCGATGTTGAGGAGCTATTAAATGTATCACCAGCAGAAAGGGCTAAACGGTTTGAAAAAGTAATCGAAGAGCACTTGCGACGATCAGATGCTGTCCCAGTCCACATCGAGGAAGACCACAATGAT GTGGTGCCTCACATTCACCGTGCCATCGGGTCTCGCCGCCTGCCCTTTTCAGGAATTCCTATGGTGCACTTTGATGCTCACCCAGATCTTCTGATTCCTCTTGACATGCATGCTGACAGTGTGTTTGACAAAGATCTGCTGTACAG tGAACTGAGTATTGAAAACTGGATTCTTCCTTTGGCCTACGCTGGACATATCAGTGAGATCTTCTGGTTGAAGCCACCATGGTCAGATCAAATCAGTGATGTTTATGACCTATGCTTCACTATTGGCAAACACAAGGAAAGTGGGAAAATCAG GCTGTCTCTGGACCTCCCATACTTCCTGTCAGATGCACTGTACGCTCCAGAATCTCATCTTACCGACACCAAGCAGGTGACATTACATGTCATAACTGTCACACCTGACAACTGGGGAACCGAAATGTCTGACTCCAAAGACCAGAGCGCTCACCTGTCATCTGCTCAGTCTGACAGTGACTGCAGCACAGAAGATGACACGGAGCGGTCAGTCACACCAGATACCTGTCACACTGTGGAATCAGTGCAGAGTTTAGAGAAATCACCTGCCAGTCTTGAAAATAGTGAGCAGTGTGGAACAGAGACGGCCTCTGATGCAGAACCACAAAGGAAATGCTCAAAGTCACAGACAGATATGGTTCTGAATCCCCCCAAAGCAAAAGTGCTGAAAACAGAGACTTGTGAAGACCCATCCAGCTGTCATGAAGCCGACCCTGTGGACAGTTCAGGTAGCAGAAAACTTAAAGTGGGTGAAGCATCTGCAGATAGTGTTAAAGGTGGTTGGTTATCCAAGATAAAACAGAAAATTGATGGACGGCCTTTCATTCTAGACATAGACATGGACTTCTTTTCCACAAAGGATCCATTCCAAAGTGAAGGTACACCTGAACAAAGAACCTTGCTGCAGCAGTTATTTGAGTTCAAACTGCCCActgagaaaacagaaaag AAAAAACTGGAGTTCTGTGAGGAGCGGGAGGCACAGCTGGTAGAGCTGTTTGAAGTGTTCATGGAACTGAGTGAAAGACCTGACACTGTGCCCAAAGTGCAGAACCCAGAGAG GCAGAAGGTCCTGGAGCAGTTTGTCCAGCACATCCCAAAACCAGAGTCGGAAGAAGATGATCCGCCAGATCTGGAGATGCTGTACAGGGCGGGGTGCACCTTTGACGGCAGCCCACTGCCCCATCACGTCAGCTCTCAGCAACAGATTGATCAGCTGTTGGAGGAGACGGCCAAGGTCGTCAAGTCTTTACCGCACCCCACCATCGTTACCATGTCAAG